A stretch of the Candidatus Bathyarchaeota archaeon genome encodes the following:
- a CDS encoding phosphotransacetylase family protein has protein sequence MDEDVEFMRRILDLKEENETICPITLSETDFLENFIGKDFREIEEKIYFSFKKISIGKDIIFIEGGHTLSTGAFINLCVPKLAKIFSSKIILVHQFKGDFLVDEIIQAKDYCLKWGLKPYGVIINKVPQEKIQFTNTIIKDFFNMHDLELLGVIPENLTLNSLTVKEIYEKINGKILAGEEGLNNLVQTFLVGAMSVESAMKYFRRTINKLIITGGDRTDLILSALETKASGIILTGNLYPSIKVFPKADELKIPLILVPYDTFTTIQLLQKIIGKVKLIDEERIKIAKQIFEENVKWKRILEDE, from the coding sequence GTGGATGAAGATGTCGAATTTATGAGGAGAATTCTTGATCTTAAAGAAGAAAATGAAACTATCTGCCCTATAACTCTTTCAGAAACAGATTTCTTAGAAAACTTTATTGGAAAAGATTTTAGAGAAATTGAAGAAAAAATTTATTTTTCTTTTAAGAAAATTTCAATAGGAAAAGATATTATTTTTATAGAAGGGGGACATACTCTCTCTACAGGAGCATTTATAAATCTATGTGTACCAAAACTTGCAAAGATTTTTTCATCAAAAATTATTTTAGTCCATCAGTTTAAAGGAGATTTCTTAGTAGATGAAATTATCCAAGCTAAAGATTATTGTTTAAAATGGGGTTTAAAACCTTATGGTGTGATTATCAATAAAGTACCTCAAGAAAAAATACAATTTACAAATACTATAATAAAGGATTTTTTTAATATGCATGATTTAGAACTTTTAGGTGTTATCCCTGAGAACTTAACATTAAATTCATTAACTGTAAAGGAGATTTATGAAAAAATTAACGGAAAAATTTTAGCTGGAGAAGAAGGGTTAAATAATCTTGTTCAAACATTTTTAGTAGGAGCAATGAGCGTTGAAAGCGCAATGAAATATTTTAGGAGAACCATAAATAAATTAATTATTACAGGAGGAGATAGAACAGATTTAATTCTTTCAGCTCTAGAAACAAAAGCTTCAGGCATAATTTTAACAGGAAACCTTTATCCAAGTATCAAAGTGTTTCCAAAAGCTGATGAATTGAAAATACCGTTAATTCTTGTTCCTTACGACACATTTACGACAATTCAATTACTTCAAAAAATAATTGGAAAAGTAAAGCTAATAGATGAAGAAAGAATTAAAATTGCAAAACAAATTTTTGAAGAAAATGTAAAGTGGAAAAGAATACTTGAAGATGAATAA